From Diceros bicornis minor isolate mBicDic1 chromosome 16, mDicBic1.mat.cur, whole genome shotgun sequence, one genomic window encodes:
- the ASXL3 gene encoding putative Polycomb group protein ASXL3 isoform X2, protein MGSDGILRLSTSALNNEFFAYAAQGWKQRLAEGEFTPEMQLRIRQEIEKEKKTEPWKEKFFERFYGEKLGMSREESVKLTSGPNNDGAESGSSCGTSGLPGLSAQTHLEEQQPKSMKSPTSPEPDFCATLCPMVDMGKDVMAESESEDILIPEESVIQEEIAEEVETSICECQDENHKTIPEFSEESESPANSHEEPQIVPPEDNLESCVVMNDVLETLPHIEVKVEEKLESPQEEMSVVIDQLEVCDSLVPSISSVTHVSDTEHKEPETSIETNSPKIKIGSSSLDGQFPNEGIAVDMELQSDPDEQLSENACISETSFSSESPEGGCTSLTSPGGETQSTSEESCTPASLETTFCSEVSSTENADKYNQRNPTDENLHASLMSEISPISTSPEISEASLMSNLPLTSEASPVSNLPLTSEASPMSDLPLTSETSSVSSMLLTSEATFISSLPLPSETSPISNSSMNERMMRQQRRSPSISEEPLSPQKDEASALAKPLGESLISQQKTLSSTPEPIKMSSSSIAPEAFPSEELHNKTLSQQPCKSRIETENPYPALIPELPPTEMIKVKNHNVLQRTEKKGVSSPLELSVFSEETESKGNELTSPKLQDKQYVSSVDKASFSEGSKNKTHKQGSSQNRLETSHTSKLSDPSKSPDGIRNESRESEISKRKTAEQHSFGICKEKRARIEDDQSTRNISSSSPPEKEQPPREEPRVPPLKIQLSKIGPPFIIKSQPVSKPESRASPSTSVSGGRNTGARTLADIKARAQQARAQREAAAAAAVAAAASIVSGAMGSPGEGGKARTLAHIKEQTKAKLFAKHQARAHLFQNSKETRLPPLGSKEGPPSLEVSSTPETKIEGSTGVIIVNPNCRSPSNKSAHLRETTTVLQQSLNPMKLPETATDLSVHSSDENIPVSHLSEKIVSSTSSENSSVPMLFNKNSVPVSVCSTAMSGAIKEHPFVSSVDKSSVLMSVDSANTTISACNISMLKTIQGTDTPCIAIIPKCIESTPLPTTAEDSSLSSSMDDKQLLISSSSASNLVSSQYTSVPTPSVGNNLPNRLSTSSVLIPPTGINNRFPSEKIAMPGSEEQATVSMGTTVRAALSCRDSVAVTDTLVARPPVAMFTGSMLTINSYESAPKLSVESLDKNSGPRNRADNSGKPQQPPGGFAPAAINRSIPCKVIVDHSTTLTSTLSLTVSIESAEANLDLQSRSVRTEASIQPMACPQVSVISRPEPVANEGVDHGSSFIAGSAAKQDCKTIPAACTGLREVPLVVPDKLNEVTAPSSGFAEQARGPTTFKSEADTTCSNQYNSNNRICWNDDGMRSTGQPLVSHSGSSKQKDYLEQGCPKAIKTEHASYSHMSELHPRNLITSVSLPVKSEPHEVDKGFRMDTEDFPGPELPPPAAEAAPSMQQAPNVKAPTSGPMEEAISLPTDTLKRVPSAGSSSCRLSSVEANNPLVTQLLQGNLPLEKVLPQPRLGAKLEINRLPLPLQTTSVGKSAPERSIVEMPSSSPNPDGKGYLAGTLAPLQMRKRENHPKKRVARTMGEHTQVKCEPGKLLGDPDVKGVPCVINSGVNQLGHSQPFKQEWLNKHPMQTRIVHSPEVKQQKRLLPSCSFQQNLFHVDKNGGFHPDAGTSHRQQFYQMPVAARGPMPTAALLQAPAKPPVGCNAFAFSRHLEQKGLGEAGLSSAPHQLRLANMLSPSMPVKEGDDAGGAARVMPNKALVHPPPPPPPPPPPLALPPPPPPPPPLPPPLPNAEVPSDQKQPPVTMETTKRLSWPQSTGICSNIKPEPPSFEEGLSSSCELGMKQVSYDQNEMKEQLKAFALKNADFSSYLLSEPQKPFAQLAAQKMQVQQQQQLCGNYPTIHFGSTSFKRAASAIEKSIGILGSGSGAATGLPGQNAPMPVQNFADSSNKDELELKCSCRLKAMIVCKGCGAFCHDDCIGPSKLCVACLVVR, encoded by the exons ATGGGAAGTGATGGAATTTTACGCCTCAGTACTTCAGCTCTAAATAATGAATTCTTTGCATATGCAGCTCAAGGATGGAAGCAGCGACTGGCAGAAG GAGAATTTACTCCAGAAATGCAGTTGCGGATAAGGCAAGAAattgagaaggaaaagaaaacagaaccttggaaagaaaaattctttgaaagGTTTTATGGAGAAAA GTTAGGCATGTCAAGAGAGGAATCGGTGAAGCTCACTTCTGGACCAAACAATGATGGAGCTGAAAGTGGTTCCTCATGTGGGACCTCTGGCCTTCCAGGTCTTTCTGCACAGACTCACTTGGAAGAACAACAGCCAAAAAGCATGAAAAGTCCAACTTCTCCAGAGCCTGATTTCTGTGCTACGCTTTGCCCTATGGTAGATATGGGTAAGGATGTAATGGCAGAATCAGAATCAGAAGATATCTTGATCCCTGAAGAATCTGTGATTCAGGAGGAAATTGCAGAAGAGGTCGAGACTAGTATCTGTGAATGCCAGGATGAAAATCATAAGACAATACCTGAATTTTCTGAGGAGTCTGAAAGTCCAGCCAACTCTCATGAAGAGCCCCAAATAGTACCTCCTGAAGATAACTTGGAATCCTGTGTTGTGATGAATGATGTTTTAGAAACTTTGCCTCATATTGAAGTTAAGGTGGAAGAGAAATTAGAATCTCCCCAGGAAGAAATGTCGGTTGTTATTGATCAACTAGAAGTCTGTGACTCTCTTGTTCCTTCCATTTCATCTGTGACTCACGTCAGTGACACAGAACATAAGGAGCCAGAAACTTCGATAGAGACCAATTCTCCGAAAATAAAAATAGGGTCCTCTTCTTTAGACGGCCAATTTCCAAATGAAGGAATTGCTGTGGATATGGAGCTACAGAGTGATCCTGATGAACAGCTTTCTGAAAATGCTTGCATCTCTGAAACGTCATTCTCTTCTGAGAGCCCAGAGGGAGGCTGTACCAGTCTGACGTCCCCAGGAGGGGAAACCCAGTCTACTTCAGAAGAATCATGTACTCCAGCCTCCCTTGAGACAACATTCTGTTCTGAGGTGTCTAGCACTGAAAATGCAGACAAATATAATCAGAGAAATCCCACTGATGAAAACCTTCATGCATCTTTGATGTCAGAAATTTCTCCAATATCCACTTCACCTGAAATATCAGAAGCATCTCTGATGTCCAATTTACCTTTAACATCAGAAGCATCCCCGGTATCAAATTTACCTTTGACATCAGAAGCATCACCCATGTCTGATTTACCTTTGACATCAGAAACTTCTTCAGTCTCTTCCATGCTTCTCACATCTGAAGCCACTTTTATCTCCAGTTTGCCACTTCCTTCAGAAACATCTCCAATTTCTAATTCTTCCATGAATGAGAGAATGATGCGTCAACAAAGAAGGTCACCTTCTATATCTGAAGAACCACTGTCACCACAGAAAGATGAAGCTTCTGCCCTTGCCAAACCCCTGGGTGAGAGCCTTATTTCTCAGCAGAAGACCCTCTCTAGTACTCCTGAACCCATCAAAATGAGTTCTTCTTCCATTGCTCCTGAAGCATTTCCATCTGAAGAATTGCACAATAAGACCCTGAGCCAGCAGCCTTGTAAATCACGTATTGAAACTGAGAATCCCTATCCTGCTTTGATTCCAGAACTTCCTCCTACAGAAatgataaaagttaaaaatcataATGTCCTgcaaagaacagaaaagaaaggagtGTCTTCACCATTAGAATTATCTGTCTTTTCTGAAGAAACAGAGAGTAAGGGAAATGAGCTTACGTCACCTAAATTACAGGACAAGCAATATGTCTCATCAGTGGATAAGGCCTCATTTTCAGAAGgctctaaaaataaaacacataagcAAGGGAGCTCACAGAATCGGTTGGAGACCTCGCATACTTCCAAgttgtcagacccctccaagtcaccTGATGGGATAAGAAATGAAAGTAGAGAATCCGAGATATCAAAGAGGAAAACTGCAGAGCAGCACAGCTTTGGAATCTGTAAGGAAAAGAGGGCTAGGATAGAAGATGATCAGTCAACCCGGAACATATCATCTAGCAGCCCACCAGAGAAAGAACAGCCTCCAAGAGAGGAACCCAGGGTTCCACCTCTCAAG ATCCAGCTTTCCAAAATTGGACCACCTTTTATCATCAAGAGCCAACCAGTCTCCAAACCAGAGTCTCGAGCATCCCCCAGCACATCCGTCAGTGGTGGgaggaacacaggagccaggaccCTCGCAGATATCAAGGCCCGAGCCCAGCAAGCAAGGGCCCAACGAGAGGCGGCGGCTGCGGCTGCTGTGGCCGCCGCTGCGAGCATCGTCTCCGGAGCCatggggagcccaggagagggtgGAAAGGCGAGAACCCTGGCGCACATCAAAGAACAGACAAAGGCGAAGCTCTTTGCAAAGCATCAAGCCAGAGCCCACCTCTTCCAGAACTCTAAAGAGACCCGGTTGCCTCCACTTGGCTCAAAGGAAGGGCCTCCAAGCTTAGAAGTCTCTTCTACTCCTGAAACAAAAATCGAAGGTTCAACTGGTGTCATTATTGTCAATCCAAACTGTAGATCTCCTAGCAACAAGTCTGCGCACCTCCGGGAGACCACCACTGTATTACAGCAGTCTCTTAACCCGATGAAACTTCCAGAAACTGCCACTGACTTATCTGTGCACAGTTCTGATGAAAATATACCTGTGTCACATTTATCTGAGAAAATTGTTTCATCTACCTCTTCTGAAAATAGCAGTGTGCCCatgctttttaataaaaattctgtcCCTGTGTCTGTTTGCAGCACTGCTATGTCGGGAGCAATTAAAGAACATCCCTTTGTGAGTTCTGTTGATAAATCCTCTGTTCTAATGTCTGTTGACAGTGCAAACACTACAATTTCTGCTTGTAATATAAGCATGTTAAAAACCATCCAGGGAACTGACACTCCATGCATAGCCATTATACCAAAATGTATTGAAAGCACTCCTCTTCCCACCACTGCAGAGGACTCCAGCTTATCGAGCTCCATGGATGACAAGCAGTTGCTAATATCAAGCAGCAGTGCTAGTAACTTAGTGTCCAGTCAGTACACCTCTGTGCCAACTCCCTCCGTTGGAAATAATTTGCCAAACCGTCTCTCCACTAGCTCGGTCTTGATTCCCCCAACGGGAATTAACAACAGATTTCCTTCTGAGAAGATAGCCATGCCTGGGAGTGAAGAACAGGCCACCGTATCCATGGGTACCACTGTGAGAGCAGCCCTCAGCTGCAGGGATTCAGTAGCAGTCACAGACACTCTGGTTGCACGCCCACCTGTCGCAATGTTTACTGGAAGCATGCTAACAATAAACTCTTATGAGAGTGCTCCCAAGTTAAGTGTTGAAAGCTTGGACAAAAATTCAGGGCCTCGAAACAGGGCAGACAATTCTGGGAAACCTCAGCAACCTCCAGGGGGCTTTGCACCAGCAGCCATAAACAGATCAATTCCGTGTAAAGTCATCGTTGACCACAGCACCACGCTGACCTCCACTTTGTCTCTGACTGTCTCCATTGAAAGTGCAGAAGCCAACTTGGACCTCCAGAGCAGATCAGTGAGGACAGAAGCATCCATACAGCCCATGGCATGTCCTCAGGTGTCTGTTATTAGCAGGCCTGAGCCAGTTGCAAATGAAGGCGTAGATCACGGTTCTAGTTTCATCGCTGGTTCTGCAGCAAAACAAGACTGTAAAACGATTCCGGCTGCCTGCACAGGTCTCCGAGAAGTACCCCTTGTTGTTCCAGATAAATTAAATGAGGTGACTGCTCCTAGTAGTGGCTTTGCTGAGCAGGCACGTGGCCCCACCACTTTCAAAAGTGAAGCAGACACAACCTGTAGCAATCAATATAACTCAAACAACCGGATTTGCTGGAATGATGACGGGATGAGGAGCACGGGCCAGCCTCTGGTTAGTCACTCTGGTTCAAGTAAACAGAAAGACTATCTAGAGCAGGGCTGTCCAAAGGCTATCAAAACGGAACACGCCAGCTACTCGCACATGTCGGAACTTCACCCCAGGAATCTCATAACAAGTGTCTCTCTCCCTGTGAAGTCTGAACCTCATGAAGTGGACAAGGGCTTTAGAATGGACACTGAAGACTTCCCTGGCCCTGAGCTGCCTCCTCCTGCCGCAGAGGCAGCCCCTAGTATGCAACAGGCACCGAACGTGAAGGCTCCCACCTCTGGTCCCATGGAAGAGGCGATTTCTTTGCCTACAGACACCCTGAAAAGAGTTCCCAGTGCAGGGAGCTCAAGCTGTCGTCTCTCGTCTGTGGAGGCTAACAATCCCCTGGTGACACAGTTACTACAGGGTAACCTGCCTTTGGAAAAAGTGTTGCCGCAGCCCAGATTGGGAGCCAAGCTCGAAATTAACAGGCTTCCTCTGCCTCTTCAAACTACCTCAGTGGGTAAATCAGCACCAGAGAGGAGCATTGTCGAAATGCCGTCCAGCTCTCCCAATCCTGACGGGAAGGGCTACTTGGCAGGGACTCTTGCACCACTGCAAAtgagaaagcgagagaaccacccCAAAAAGAGAGTAGCCAGGACTATGGGCGAACACACTCAAGTTAAATGTGAGCCAGGGAAATTGTTGGGGGACCCAGATGTGAAAGGGGTGCCTTGTGTCATCAACTCAGGCGTGAATCAGCTGGGACACAGCCAGCCTTTTAAGCAAGAGTGGCTGAACAAGCACCCCATGCAGACCAGAATTGTTCACAGCCCTGAGGTCAAGCAGCAGAAGCGGCTGCTCCCCTCCTGTAGCTTCCAGCAGAACCTATTTCACGTGGACAAGAATGGCGGCTTCCACCCCGACGCTGGTACCTCACACAGACAGCAGTTTTACCAAATgcctgtggctgccaggggccccATGCCTACTGCAGCTCTGTTACAGGCCCCTGCCAAGCCTCCAGTGGGCTGTAATGCATTTGCCTTCAGTCGGCATCTTGAACAAAAGGGATTGGGAGAAGCTGGCCTTTCTTCTGCACCTCACCAGCTAAGGTTAGCCAACATGTTATCCCCCAGCATGCCCGTTAAAGAAGGTGATGACGCGGGAGGGGCTGCACGTGTGATGCCAAACAAAGCACTGGTgcatcccccaccccctccacccccgccccctcCACCCTTGGCGTTGCCCCCgcctcccccaccaccacctccgcTACCTCCACCTCTTCCTAATGCAGAAGTCCCATCCGATCAGAAACAACCACCAGTTACCATGGAAACCACTAAGAGACTTAGTTGGCCACAGTCCACGGGCATATGTAGCAATATAAAACCGGAACCTCCTTCTTTTGAGGAAGGTTTAAGCAGCAGCTGTGAACTGGGCATGAAACAAGTTTCCTATGACCAGAATGAAATGAAAGAACAGTTAAAAGCATTTGCGctaaaaaatgcagatttctcttCCTATTTGCTTTCTGAGCCACAAAAGCCTTTTGCCCAATTAGCTGCTCAGAAAATGCAGGTGCAGCAACAACAGCAGCTCTGTGGAAATTATCCAACAATACACTTTGGGAGCACGAGCTTCAAAAGGGCAGCCTCTGCAATTGAAAAGTCCATTGGGATTTTGGGAAGTGGCTCCGGTGCTGCCACAGGCCTGCCTGGTCAGAACGCTCCGATGCCTGTTCAGAACTTTGCCGACAGCAGCAACAAGGATGAATTGGAACTGAAATGCTCTTGCCGGCTGAAAGCCATGATTGTGTGCAAAGGCTGCGGGGCCTTCTGCCATGACGACTGCATAGGGCCTTCGAAACTCTGTGTAGCTTGCCTGGTTGTGCGATAA